The candidate division TA06 bacterium DNA window CTATATCCCCGGTGTCGTAATAAATATCGGCCAACGAAGAATACAGGGTGGCTAATTGGCCCTGGTTGCCCGAGGCCAGCGACAGTTCCAGGGCTTCTTTCCCTATCGCCTTGGCCCTCCGGTAATCCTTGGTATTGCCCAGATACCCCACTTTTTGAATGAGATAGAACTCGTAATAGCTGCGGCTTTGGATCTTCTGGCAGATATCTAGCGCCTCGTCTATGTAAACAGTGGCCTTGGGATAATCGTTTTTTATAGAGTAGAGGGTGGCCAGGTTCCCCAGTTTGCGCATCTGGCCGTCCTGGTTGCCGGTGTCCCGTTCTATCTTCAGGGCCTTTTCAAAATTGGCCAGGGCTTGGTCGTGATTTCCCACCGAGGCTTGCATCACCGCAATGTTACAAAGCTTTGATGCCTGGCCGTGGAGGTTGCCCAATGTCTCATCTATCTTCAGTCCCAGATTGTAATGCTCCATGGCTATACTATATTCGGCCTGGTTGAGCATGCTACCGCCCAGGTTATTGTGCAGTGTGCTCTGCTTGGCCAGATCGCCGATGCGCTGGGAGATCGACAGGGCTGAAAGGTAATAGTCCTGGGCCTGCTTGGGCTCGTCGGTGGCCAGCATCACATTGGCAATGGTCATGAACACCAGGGCCAGCGATCGGTCGTCGTTGTTTTTTTGGAAGATCTGCCTGGCCTGATCCAAAACCGACAGGGCCTCCGGATATTGCCCGGTCTTCCAGTAGATACGCCCCAGGCTGGCCAGCGAGCTTGCCAACCGGAGGTCATCCTTGCCGGTTGAATAGATATCTATGGCCTTCTGGGTATGCTCCGCCGCCTGGTCGAAATTGGAAAGGTTCTGATGAGCCGATGACAGCTGTTCATAGGCCTTGGCCAGCATAAAAGAATCCGACAACTTGGCGGCCAGCGATAAACATTCATCCGCCGGCTCCAGCGCTTTCTTATATTCCCCGCGGTAGATAAAAAGCTGGGATAGATACAGTCCGGCGGTCATGGCATAAACGGGATTCCGCTGGGACAGGGAGCGTATTTTCTGGGCGATATCCCCGGCCCGGGCCCGGGCCCCGGTAACGTCGCAGATCTCCCACTGCCGCTGCCAGATGGCAAAGGGTATTCCCTCTTCCAAGCGGTTTCCGGTCAGGGCCTCCTTGACATTATTTATTATCCAGCCGGTGATTTTGTTCATTTTACCAGTATCATCTTGACCGCGATGGCCAGCAAAAATACCCCGAACATCCTCTGCAGCCAGACCCCGGAGATCTTCTCGGCCAGCGCCGCACCCAGCAGTCCTCCGAAGAAAAAGCAGATCGCCATCACCGCCGCCGCCTTGATGTTGACATGCCCGGCCGAATAATAGCGCCAGGCCGCCAGCAGCCCGATCGGCAGAAGCAGGGTAGCCAGCGATGTCCCCTGGGCCTGATGCTGGGAGAACTTGAAAAGCAGCACCAGGGCCGGCACTATCACCACCGCCCCGCCGATGCCGAACAATCCGCTGATCACCCCGGCCAAGGCCCCCAGCAAACCATATCCCAACCAAACCATCATGACACCTCCATTAGTTTTTTATATGCCAAAGGCAGATGGTCCAATATATCTCCCGCCAGCATGCAGTATTCGGTTTTGTTTTCCGCCGCCAGATCCCCGGCTAGACCGTGCAGATAAACCCCCAGCGCCGCAGCCCTTTCAGGGGACAGGCCCTGGGCCAGCAGCCCGGCTATCAGACCCGCCAGCACATCCCCGGCCCCGGC harbors:
- a CDS encoding tetratricopeptide repeat protein gives rise to the protein MNKITGWIINNVKEALTGNRLEEGIPFAIWQRQWEICDVTGARARAGDIAQKIRSLSQRNPVYAMTAGLYLSQLFIYRGEYKKALEPADECLSLAAKLSDSFMLAKAYEQLSSAHQNLSNFDQAAEHTQKAIDIYSTGKDDLRLASSLASLGRIYWKTGQYPEALSVLDQARQIFQKNNDDRSLALVFMTIANVMLATDEPKQAQDYYLSALSISQRIGDLAKQSTLHNNLGGSMLNQAEYSIAMEHYNLGLKIDETLGNLHGQASKLCNIAVMQASVGNHDQALANFEKALKIERDTGNQDGQMRKLGNLATLYSIKNDYPKATVYIDEALDICQKIQSRSYYEFYLIQKVGYLGNTKDYRRAKAIGKEALELSLASGNQGQLATLYSSLADIYYDTGDIEKAFEYSSQAIEIIGKHELFEVYKEDSYFTHCRILEKQGRQKESDKYLGLAYNEVQTKARNIRDEEERKGFLTKNKTIAAIVEKWEISHSKET
- a CDS encoding sulfite exporter TauE/SafE family protein; the protein is MMVWLGYGLLGALAGVISGLFGIGGAVVIVPALVLLFKFSQHQAQGTSLATLLLPIGLLAAWRYYSAGHVNIKAAAVMAICFFFGGLLGAALAEKISGVWLQRMFGVFLLAIAVKMILVK